A genomic region of Arachis stenosperma cultivar V10309 chromosome 9, arast.V10309.gnm1.PFL2, whole genome shotgun sequence contains the following coding sequences:
- the LOC130947849 gene encoding protein TIC 20-I, chloroplastic has translation MIRNGCVASPQVCVPLNSRPWKGVMPCSSFLCCTSQFPAKIAVSNIQSSSSFGHSFECKSSLQRGMTFSNMSVASSLLSSRGHNPLFRTIPVLPKRCRSTTTVQASKDVPTSWRYPQMTKKPRWWWRTLACLPYLMPLHETWMYAETAYNLNPFLEYFEFLTYPFLEAIGMLPSWFLMAYFFVAYLGIVRRKEWPHFFRFHVVMGMLLEIALQVIGTVSRWMPLSVYWGKLGMHFWTGVSFAYLFTVLESIRCALAGMYADIPFICDAAYIQIPYD, from the exons ATGATTCGAAATGGTTGTGTTGCATCCCCACAAGTGTGTGTTCCTTTGAATTCGAGGCCATGGAAAGGTGTCATGCCTTGTAGCTCTTTCTTATGCTGTACTTCTCAGTTTCCTGCCAAGATTGCTGTTTCCAACATTCAGAGCTCTTCCTCTTTTGGACATAGTTTTGAGTGTAAATCCTCGTTGCAAAGAG GAATGACATTCTCGAACATGTCTGTTGCATCGAGCCTACTCTCAAGTAGGGGTCATAATCCTCTATTTCGCACAATCCCTGTGTTACCGAAACGATGCAGGTCTACTACAACCGTTCAAGCATCAAAGGACGTCCCAACTAGTTGGCGTTATCCACAAATGACCAAGAAACCAAGATGGTGGTGGAGAACATTAGCGTGCCTCCCTTACCTCATGCCTCTCCACGAGACGTGGATGTACGCCGAGACAGCATACAATCTTAACCCGTTTTTGGAATACTTTGAGTTCCTGACATACCCTTTTCTGGAGGCTATTGGCATGCTGCCTAGCTGGTTTCTCATGGCATACTTCTTCGTCGCCTACCTTGGAATCGTGAGGAGAAAAGAATGGCCTCACTTCTTCAGATTCCATGTTGTGATGGGAATGCTGTTGGAGATTGCATTGCAGGTTATAGGAACTGTGAGTCGCTGGATGCCGCTATCGGTCTACTGGGGTAAACTTGGAATGCATTTCTGGACCGGCGTATCATTCGCTTATCTCTTCACCGTCTTGGAGTCCATAAGGTGTGCCCTCGCCGGTATGTATGCCGATATCCCCTTTATATGTGATGCAGCATATATCCAAATACCATATGACTAA
- the LOC130950688 gene encoding coatomer subunit beta'-2-like, which translates to MPLRLEIKRKLAQRSERVKSVDLHPTEPWILASLYSGTVCIWNYQSQTMAKSFEVAELPVRSAKFIARKQWVVAGADDMHIRVYNYNTMDKVKIFEAHTDYIRCVAVHPNLPYVLSSSDDMLIKLWDWDKGWVCTQVFEGHSHYVMQVTFNPKDTNTFASASLDRTIKIWNLGSPDPNFTLDAHQKGVNCVDYFTGGDKPYLITGSDDHTAKVWDYQTKSCVQTLEGHTHNVSAVCFHPELPIIITGSEDGTVRIWHSTTYRLENTLNYGLERVWAIGYLKGSRRVVIGYDEGTIMVKLGREEPVASMDNSGKIIWAKHNEIQTVNIRSVGADTQIADGERLPLAVKELGTCDLYPQSLKHNPNGRFVVVCGDGEYIIYTALAWRNRSFGSALEFVWSSDGEYAVRESTSKIKIFSKNFQEKKSIRPTFSAERIFGGTVLAMCSNDFICFYDWAECRLIRRIDVNVKNLYWADSGDLVVIASDTSFYILKYNRDVVASYLDSKMAVDEQGVEDAFELLHEMNERVRTGIWVGDCFIYNNSSWRLNYCVGGEVTTMSHLDRPMYLLGYLASQSKVYLIDKEFNVMGYTLLLSLIEYKTLVMRGDLDRANEVLPSIPKEHHNSVARFLESRGMIEDALEVATDPDYRFDLAMQLGRLEVAKSIATEVQSESKWKQLGELAMSTGKLEMAEECLKHAVDLSGLLLLYSSLGDAEGISKLATLAKEQGKNNVAFLCLFTLGKLEDCLQLLIESNRIPEAALMARSYLPSKVSEIVAIWRKDLNKVSPKAAESLADPEEYPNLFDDWQVALAVESKAAEKRGVYPPAEEYINHADKSHIPLVEAFRNMQIEEEEQPLENGESYHELAEQNEEEYTEEQNAEEGSQEEVVVDADSTDGAVLVNGTEAKEEYETPST; encoded by the exons ACCATGGCCAAGTCTTTTGAGGTAGCTGAATTACCAG TTAGGTCGGCCAAGTTTATTGCACGTAAACAGTGGGTTGTTGCCGGAGCAGATGATATGCATATTCGTGTATATAATTACAACACAATGGATAAGGTTAAAATATTTGAGGCACACACAGATTACATTAGGTGTGTGGCAGTACATCCTAACCTTCCTTATGTGCTTTCATCATCTGATGATATGCTCATAAAGCTTTGGGATTGGGACAAGGGCTGGGTTTGTACCCAGGTATTTGAGGGGCATTCTCATTATGTCATGCAAGTGACATTTAACCCTAAAGATACCAACACCTTCGCAAGTGCCTCTCTTGATCGCACCATAAAG ATTTGGAATCTTGGCTCTCCAGACCCTAATTTTACATTGGATGCTCATCAGAAAGGAGTGAATTGTGTTGATTACTTTACAGGTGGTGACAAACCTTACCTAATAACTGGATCTGATGATCACACTGCAAAG GTATGGGATTATCAGACTAAAAGTTGTGTCCAGACTTTGGAGGGTCACACGCACAATGTATCTGCTGTATGCTTTCATCCTGAGCTCCCTATAATTATTACTGGTTCTGAGGATGGTACAGTACGAATATGGCATTCCACAACGTATAG ACTTGAGAATACATTGAACTATGGTCTTGAAAGAGTTTGGGCTATTGGATACCTCAAGGGTTCACGTCG GGTTGTGATTGGATACGATGAAGGTACTATTATGGTCAAACTTGGTCGAGAAGAACCAGTGGCCAGCATGGATAACAGCGGGAAGATTATTTGGGCTAAGCATAATGAAATTCAGACTGTCAATATAAGAAGTGTAGGAGCAGACACACAG ATTGCTGATGGGGAAAGGTTACCTTTGGCTGTTAAGGAGCTGGGGACATGTGATCTCTACCCACAA AGCTTGAAACACAATCCAAATGGTCGGTTTGTTGTTGTTTGTGGAGATGGTGAGTATATTATATACACTGCTTTGGCATGGAGAAATAGATCGTTTGGCTCGGCATTGGAATTTGTCTGGTCTTCGGATGGGGAGTATGCTGTGAGAGAAAGTACATCAAAAATTAAGATTTTCAGCAAGAATTTCCAG GAAAAGAAGAGTATACGGCCAACATTTTCAGCTGAACGAATATTTGGTGGCACTGTACTGGCAATGTGCTCAAATGATTTCATTTGCTTTTACGATTGGGCTGAATGCAGGTTGATTCGTCGGATTGATGTTAATGTGAAA AACCTCTATTGGGCTGATAGTGGTGATCTAGTGGTGATTGCAAGTGACACATCATTCTACATCTTGAAGTACAAC CGTGATGTTGTTGCATCATATCTTGACAGTAAAATGGCCGTTGATGAGCAAGGTGTTGAAGATGCCTTTGAGCTCCTCCATGAAATGAATGAGCGTGTGAGAACGGGGATCTGGGTTGGGGATTGTTTTATCTACAACAATTCTTCTTGGAGGCTTAACTATTGTGTTGGTGGAGAG GTGACTACAATGTCTCATTTGGACCGTCCTATGTACTTGTTGGGATATCTTGCCAGCCAAAGTAAGGTTTACTTGATAGACAAAGAGTTCAA TGTAATGGGATACACGCTACTTTTGAGCTTGATTGAGTACAAGACTCTTGTGATGCGTGGTGACTTGGATAGGGCCAATGAAGTTCTACCATCCATTCCTAAAGAGCATCACAACAG TGTGGCTCGATTCCTGGAATCACGAGGCATGATAGAGGATGCTCTTGAAGTAGCTACTGACCCTGACTATAGGTTCGATCTGGCCATGCAGCTTGGGAGATTAGAGGTTGCAAAG AGCATTGCCACGGAAGTGCAGAGTGAGTCTAAATGGAAGCAGTTGGGAGAATTAGCCATGTCTACTGGAAAG TTAGAAATGGCTGAGGAGTGTCTAAAGCATGCAGTGGATTTGAGTGGGTTATTGCTGCTATATTCTTCTTTAGGAGATGCTGAAGGAATTTCAAAACTTGCAACTCTTGCTAAAGAGCAAGGGAAGAACAATGTTGCATTCCTTTGCTTATTTACACTGGGTAAACTTGAAGATTGCCTTCAACTGTTGATAGAAAG CAACCGGATTCCTGAGGCTGCTTTAATGGCTCGATCTTATCTCCCAAGCAAGGTGTCAGAGATAGTGGCAATTTGGCGAAAAGATCTGAACAAG GTTAGTCCAAAAGCTGCGGAATCATTGGCTGATCCTGAAGAGTATCCTAATTTGTTTGACGATTGGCAAGTTGCACTTGCTGTTGAATCCAAAGCAGCAGAAAAAAG GGGCGTTTATCCTCCTGCAGAGGAGTACATCAACCATGCTGATAAATCACACATACCTCTTGTTGAAGCTTTCAGAAACATGCAGATCGAAGAAGAGGAACAGCCTCTAGAGAATGGGGAATCCTACCATGAG TTGGCCGAACAAAACGAAGAGGAATATACAGAGGAACAAAATGCAGAGGAAGGAAGCCAAGAGGAAGTTGTAGTGGATGCAGATTCTACCGATGGTGCAGTCCTCGTTAATGGTACCGAGGCTAAGGAAGAGTATGAAACCCCATCGACATAA